In Gemmatimonadota bacterium, one DNA window encodes the following:
- a CDS encoding PHP domain-containing protein, giving the protein MRIDLHLHSSVSDGSLAPAELVAAASAAGLSVIALTDHDTPAGVPAAVAAAPPGLRVIPALEVSTTHSGRELHFLGYYVEPAGAVLASYARSAAERRRERVLGMIHRLVEMGVSVTWEEVAAAAGASRMVGRPHLARALVRRGHVQTVAEAFDRLLAEGAPGFLPTELLTPRAAVDLIHQAGGYAVWAHPPAEVFEREVRHFAGWGLDGVECFRPRTPPTESVLLQQTARALGLLVTGGSDWHGEWHGPLGEFSVPRESVAELLALGGL; this is encoded by the coding sequence GTGCGTATCGACCTCCACCTCCACTCGAGTGTCTCGGACGGGAGCCTGGCGCCGGCCGAGCTGGTCGCGGCTGCCAGCGCCGCCGGCCTCAGCGTCATCGCGCTGACCGATCATGACACGCCTGCGGGTGTGCCCGCGGCAGTGGCCGCGGCGCCCCCCGGCCTGCGTGTGATCCCGGCCCTCGAGGTCTCCACCACCCATTCCGGACGCGAACTCCACTTCCTCGGCTATTACGTCGAGCCCGCCGGCGCCGTGCTGGCCAGCTACGCCCGTTCTGCGGCTGAGCGGCGGCGCGAGCGCGTGTTGGGCATGATTCATCGCCTGGTCGAAATGGGTGTCTCCGTGACCTGGGAGGAAGTGGCGGCGGCAGCAGGGGCGAGCCGCATGGTAGGCCGGCCGCACCTGGCGCGGGCGCTCGTCCGGCGCGGGCATGTCCAGACTGTGGCCGAGGCGTTCGACCGTTTGCTGGCCGAGGGCGCGCCCGGCTTCCTGCCCACCGAGCTGCTCACCCCGCGCGCGGCCGTAGACCTCATCCACCAGGCCGGCGGCTACGCCGTCTGGGCGCACCCGCCCGCCGAGGTCTTCGAGCGGGAAGTCCGGCACTTTGCCGGCTGGGGGCTGGACGGCGTCGAGTGCTTCCGCCCGCGTACGCCGCCCACCGAGAGCGTGCTGCTGCAGCAAACGGCGCGGGCGCTCGGGCTCCTGGTCACCGGCGGCTCCGACTGGCACGGCGAGTGGCACGGACCGCTGGGCGAGTTTTCCGTGCCGCGGGAAAGTGTGGCAGAGCTCCTGGCGCTGGGCGGACTCTGA
- a CDS encoding F0F1 ATP synthase subunit epsilon produces the protein MPAERLTVAVIAPERVIYEGEADLVVAPAWDGEVGILRGHAPFMVLLQRGDVRIRLGGEERQFLVSGGFLQVVDDVVTVLSERAEPD, from the coding sequence ATGCCGGCCGAGCGCCTGACGGTCGCGGTGATTGCGCCGGAGCGCGTGATCTACGAGGGCGAAGCGGACCTGGTGGTCGCGCCGGCGTGGGACGGCGAGGTCGGCATCCTGCGCGGCCACGCGCCCTTCATGGTGCTGCTGCAGCGCGGGGACGTGCGGATCCGGCTGGGCGGTGAGGAACGGCAGTTCCTGGTATCCGGCGGGTTCCTCCAGGTCGTGGACGACGTCGTCACCGTGCTGAGCGAGCGGGCGGAGCCCGACTAG
- the atpD gene encoding F0F1 ATP synthase subunit beta codes for MAEKARARRGTEKPGNVGRVVQVIGPVLDVEFASEHLPEIYSALELKAEGKDGGPAVRLVAEVQQHIGRSQVRAVAMSSTDGVMRGMEVRDTGGPITIPVGEPALGRILNVIGEPVDMQGPVPEDAERWPIHRESPRFTALEPKTEIFETGIKVIDLIAPYVKGGKTGLFGGAGVGKTVIIMELIHNIAMEHGGRSVFSGVGERTREGNDLWLEMKESGVLGATALVYGQMNEPPGARLRVGLAGLTIAEYFRDVEKQDVLLFIDNIFRFTQAGSEVSALLGRMPSAVGYQPTLGTEMGELQERITSTRDGSITSVQAIYVPADDLTDPAPAAAFAHLDATTVLSRAIVEIGIYPAVDPLDSTSRILDAQFIGERHYRVATAVQRILQRYKELQDIIAILGMDELSEEDKVIVGRARRLQRFLSQPFFVAEQFTGRAGKYVKLEDTVESFERVVSGEFDQLPEQAFYMVGGIEDVIENAKQLGVEV; via the coding sequence ATGGCGGAGAAGGCCAGGGCCAGGCGGGGCACAGAGAAGCCCGGGAACGTGGGCCGCGTGGTCCAGGTAATCGGGCCGGTGCTGGATGTCGAGTTCGCGTCGGAGCACCTGCCCGAGATCTACAGCGCGCTCGAGCTCAAGGCGGAGGGCAAGGACGGTGGCCCGGCGGTCCGGCTGGTCGCGGAAGTGCAGCAGCATATCGGCCGCAGCCAGGTGCGCGCGGTGGCCATGTCCTCGACGGACGGGGTGATGCGGGGCATGGAGGTGCGGGACACGGGCGGTCCGATCACGATACCGGTGGGCGAGCCGGCGCTGGGGCGGATCCTGAACGTGATCGGCGAGCCCGTGGACATGCAGGGTCCCGTGCCGGAGGATGCCGAGCGCTGGCCGATCCATCGGGAGTCGCCGCGCTTCACGGCGCTCGAGCCCAAGACCGAGATCTTCGAGACCGGCATCAAGGTCATTGACCTGATCGCGCCTTACGTGAAAGGCGGCAAGACGGGGCTGTTCGGCGGCGCCGGTGTGGGCAAGACGGTGATCATCATGGAGCTCATCCACAACATCGCCATGGAGCACGGCGGCCGTTCCGTCTTTTCCGGCGTGGGTGAGCGGACGCGCGAGGGCAATGACCTGTGGCTCGAGATGAAGGAGTCCGGCGTGTTGGGCGCCACGGCGCTGGTCTACGGCCAGATGAATGAGCCACCCGGCGCGCGCCTGCGCGTGGGGCTGGCCGGCCTGACCATTGCCGAGTACTTCCGCGACGTCGAGAAACAGGACGTGCTCCTCTTCATTGACAACATCTTCCGCTTCACCCAGGCCGGCTCGGAAGTCTCCGCGCTGCTCGGCCGCATGCCCTCGGCCGTGGGCTACCAGCCCACCTTGGGCACGGAGATGGGTGAGCTGCAGGAGCGCATCACCTCCACGCGCGATGGCTCGATTACCTCGGTGCAGGCGATCTACGTGCCCGCGGACGACCTGACGGACCCCGCCCCCGCGGCGGCCTTCGCGCACCTGGACGCGACCACGGTGCTTTCCCGGGCCATTGTCGAAATCGGCATCTACCCGGCGGTGGACCCGCTGGACTCGACCTCGCGTATCCTGGACGCCCAATTCATTGGCGAGCGCCACTACCGCGTGGCCACGGCGGTGCAGCGCATCCTGCAGCGCTACAAGGAGCTGCAGGACATCATTGCCATCCTGGGAATGGACGAGCTGTCAGAGGAGGACAAGGTGATCGTGGGGCGGGCGCGGCGGCTGCAACGTTTCCTCTCCCAGCCGTTCTTCGTCGCCGAGCAGTTCACCGGCCGCGCCGGCAAGTACGTGAAGCTGGAGGACACGGTCGAGTCCTTCGAGCGCGTGGTCTCCGGCGAGTTCGACCAGTTGCCCGAACAAGCGTTCTATATGGTGGGCGGCATCGAGGACGTCATCGAGAACGCCAAGCAACTGGGCGTCGAGGTCTGA